From Desulfuromonas soudanensis, the proteins below share one genomic window:
- the thpR gene encoding RNA 2',3'-cyclic phosphodiesterase: MSQIRAFLAVPLPPDLQRQIARLQNRLAETLPDVRWVRPGTIHLTLKFFGELPEESLDRIGEVVLSIGHLSVPFQARLIGVGAFPSPLRPRVIWLGVDGGPPLAKLQDDLESALEKIGIPRDDRPFTPHLTLGRRRGTALAEKCDLAPFKDATCGELVVDSLVLFESRLEPGGALHLPRKTVGLGR; encoded by the coding sequence ATGTCGCAAATTAGAGCCTTCCTCGCCGTCCCCCTCCCCCCGGACCTGCAGCGGCAGATTGCCCGGCTCCAGAATCGCCTGGCCGAAACCCTTCCGGACGTCCGCTGGGTCCGCCCCGGGACGATCCATCTGACTCTCAAGTTTTTCGGCGAACTCCCGGAAGAATCCCTTGATAGGATAGGGGAAGTTGTGCTATCGATAGGGCATTTGAGCGTCCCCTTTCAGGCACGGTTGATCGGAGTCGGAGCCTTTCCTTCACCGCTGCGACCAAGAGTGATCTGGCTCGGCGTCGACGGCGGCCCTCCCCTGGCAAAACTGCAGGACGACCTGGAGTCGGCACTGGAGAAAATCGGCATTCCCCGCGACGATCGTCCCTTCACTCCCCACCTGACCCTGGGCCGCCGGCGCGGGACGGCCCTCGCCGAAAAGTGCGACCTGGCCCCCTTTAAGGATGCGACCTGCGGGGAGCTCGTCGTCGATTCGCTGGTCCTCTTTGAAAGCCGCCTGGAACCGGGCGGCGCTTTGCATCTGCCGCGGAAAACCGTCGGCCTCGGCCGCTGA
- a CDS encoding sensor histidine kinase translates to MDWTANRAPSPLLCAALFFLLPGARPLQAALSPNATRATPLVLLTSLGWALAILLAFALWSQFRRTKTRRQSDQEEISRLGTRIKGNEKRCRDLLDSAGDAIFLINPQNGRLQEVNRAAEGLLGYSAAEIPLLPLDVIFAGRQRRRYLALVKKVIRQGYGEDGELIFRRRDGTSFIGAVHARLGRIGSEEMVHGVVRDVTERKMTEQELRRRNRDLTLVNQIAHQAASSGDLAEMLQAVLDKVVSSFDSDGGGIYLVRHAGKDLELLVHHNIDTETLASLRQLCPGQGMCGRVVVSGRPRSSVDLTQDRRLEVEAVRHAGWRGFQAIPLATHERTLGVLFIFNHSRRLFKREEIRLLLGIGKQLGTAVEGIELFDSLQWQNRLTEASNRELEHSRMQLKMNLASVEESSRSLEQLDRIKSNFLALASHELRTPLTFVLASTDLLRDTLRERLSDDEKSALDAIRQGGLRLDEIVSDLLEVARLESQSIYLARERVCLPTLLQDIRYDTLFLLQERGLTLSIVDPGEIPPLVGDHYHLKKTFCRLLENAMKFTPEGGEINILAACRTAGEIQALAPVLRPFSPAFFEKEPGSSYVQITVRDTGIGIPAAEQLRVFDKFYEIGDIASHSTSQTRFGGKGVGLGLTLVKGMVEAHGGMVWVESQGEASLEPGSAFHVLLPHPPPAEETADVAN, encoded by the coding sequence ATGGACTGGACAGCAAACCGCGCCCCCTCTCCCCTTCTTTGCGCCGCACTTTTTTTCCTCCTCCCGGGAGCCAGGCCTCTCCAGGCCGCCCTCTCCCCCAATGCAACCCGAGCCACTCCCCTCGTCCTCCTCACCTCCCTCGGCTGGGCCCTGGCCATCCTTCTGGCTTTTGCCCTGTGGAGCCAGTTCCGCAGAACGAAAACGCGCCGGCAGTCGGACCAGGAGGAAATCTCCCGACTCGGCACCCGGATTAAGGGAAACGAAAAACGCTGCCGCGACCTTCTCGACTCCGCCGGCGACGCCATCTTTCTCATCAACCCGCAAAACGGCCGCCTGCAGGAGGTCAACCGGGCGGCCGAAGGGCTCCTCGGCTACAGCGCCGCAGAGATCCCCCTCCTCCCCCTCGACGTCATTTTCGCCGGTCGACAGCGGCGCCGCTACCTGGCACTGGTCAAGAAGGTCATCCGCCAGGGGTACGGTGAAGACGGCGAACTCATCTTCCGACGCCGCGACGGGACCTCGTTCATTGGCGCCGTCCACGCCCGGCTGGGCCGGATCGGCAGCGAGGAAATGGTCCACGGGGTGGTGCGGGACGTCACCGAACGTAAAATGACCGAGCAGGAGCTGCGGCGCCGCAACCGCGACCTGACCCTGGTCAACCAGATCGCTCACCAAGCTGCCTCCAGCGGCGACCTCGCCGAGATGCTCCAGGCGGTTCTGGACAAGGTGGTGAGCAGTTTCGACAGCGACGGCGGCGGCATCTATCTGGTGCGCCACGCCGGCAAGGATCTCGAGCTGCTGGTCCACCACAACATCGACACCGAGACCCTCGCCTCCCTGCGTCAGCTCTGCCCCGGCCAGGGGATGTGCGGACGGGTGGTGGTCAGCGGCCGCCCCCGCTCCTCCGTCGACCTAACCCAGGACCGCCGGCTGGAGGTCGAAGCCGTGCGCCACGCCGGCTGGCGCGGCTTTCAGGCCATTCCCCTGGCAACGCACGAGAGAACCCTGGGGGTGCTCTTCATCTTCAACCACAGCCGGCGACTCTTTAAACGCGAAGAAATCCGTCTTTTGCTCGGGATCGGCAAACAGCTGGGAACGGCGGTGGAAGGAATTGAACTTTTCGACTCCCTGCAGTGGCAGAACCGGCTCACCGAGGCCAGCAATCGCGAGCTCGAACACTCCCGCATGCAGCTCAAGATGAACCTGGCCTCCGTGGAGGAGAGCAGCCGGTCCCTGGAACAACTCGACCGGATAAAGAGTAACTTCCTCGCCCTGGCCTCCCACGAACTGCGCACCCCCCTCACCTTCGTCCTGGCCAGCACCGACCTGCTGCGGGATACTCTGCGGGAGCGCCTCAGCGACGACGAAAAAAGCGCCCTCGATGCGATTCGCCAGGGGGGACTGCGGCTCGACGAGATCGTCAGCGACCTCCTCGAAGTGGCCCGCCTCGAGTCCCAGAGCATCTACCTGGCAAGGGAGAGGGTCTGCCTCCCCACCCTGCTGCAGGACATCCGCTACGACACCCTTTTCCTGTTGCAGGAGAGGGGGCTTACCCTCAGCATCGTCGATCCGGGAGAGATCCCGCCCCTGGTCGGCGACCACTATCACCTGAAGAAAACCTTCTGCCGCCTTCTGGAAAACGCCATGAAGTTCACCCCCGAGGGGGGGGAAATCAACATCCTCGCCGCCTGCCGCACCGCCGGAGAGATCCAGGCGCTGGCTCCGGTGCTGCGCCCCTTTTCGCCGGCGTTTTTCGAGAAGGAGCCGGGGTCCTCCTACGTGCAGATCACGGTGCGCGACACCGGCATCGGCATCCCCGCCGCCGAGCAGTTGCGCGTCTTCGACAAATTTTACGAGATCGGCGACATCGCCTCCCACTCCACCTCCCAGACCCGTTTCGGCGGCAAGGGGGTCGGCCTCGGCCTGACCCTGGTGAAGGGGATGGTCGAAGCCCATGGCGGCATGGTCTGGGTCGAGAGTCAGGGAGAAGCCTCCCTGGAACCGGGGAGCGCCTTCCACGTCCTCCTCCCCCACCCCCCGCCGGCCGAAGAGACCGCCGATGTCGCAAATTAG
- a CDS encoding CinA family nicotinamide mononucleotide deamidase-related protein — MTIAVLTVGDELLNGEMADTNTTAIARILGGEGYRLSESLTVGDVETDIAAALCALAARRDVVIVTGGLGPTGDDLTARAAARAFGRRLVLNDEALGQIRAFFAARNEAMDPRNEKQALLPQKAAILANDRGTAPGFVLSQEKTEFFFLPGVPDEMTAILRESVLGALHRFSGGVPPRRERVLKVFGLSEVQTEERLEQVLPPGVELAFGVDFPLVHVKLRACGEEAENLLDRGELAARRALDDFIVAAGETTLAQNVARLLENTGLTLSLAESCTGGLIAKLLTDVPGSSSFFERGAVTYSNQAKQQWLGVSRKLLEEEGAVSEACALAMARGVRRAAATDLALAVTGIAGPAGGTADKPVGTVFVALVAAGYEQVQRFGFAGDRSQIRLMTACTALEWIRRIAIKHLNDGAP; from the coding sequence CTGACCATTGCCGTTCTCACCGTCGGCGACGAACTCCTCAACGGGGAGATGGCCGACACCAACACCACCGCCATCGCCCGCATCCTCGGCGGCGAAGGGTACCGTCTCAGCGAGTCGCTGACCGTCGGCGACGTCGAGACGGACATCGCCGCCGCTCTTTGCGCCCTGGCCGCGCGGCGGGATGTGGTCATCGTCACCGGCGGGCTCGGACCGACGGGGGACGACCTGACGGCCCGGGCGGCCGCCCGCGCCTTCGGCCGCCGCCTTGTCCTCAACGACGAGGCCCTGGGGCAGATCCGCGCCTTTTTCGCCGCCCGGAACGAGGCCATGGACCCGCGCAACGAAAAACAGGCGCTCCTTCCCCAGAAGGCGGCGATCCTCGCCAACGACAGGGGGACCGCTCCCGGCTTCGTTCTTTCCCAGGAGAAGACAGAATTCTTTTTCCTCCCCGGGGTCCCCGACGAGATGACGGCCATCCTCCGAGAATCGGTTCTCGGCGCACTGCACCGCTTCAGCGGCGGCGTTCCTCCCCGCAGGGAACGGGTCCTGAAGGTCTTCGGCCTCAGCGAAGTGCAGACCGAGGAAAGGCTGGAACAGGTTCTCCCCCCGGGGGTCGAACTCGCCTTCGGAGTTGACTTTCCCCTGGTCCATGTCAAACTCAGAGCTTGCGGCGAGGAGGCGGAGAATCTTCTCGACCGGGGGGAGCTGGCCGCCCGCCGGGCCCTCGACGACTTCATCGTCGCCGCCGGCGAGACGACCCTGGCGCAGAACGTTGCCCGCCTCCTGGAGAATACCGGCCTCACCCTCTCCCTGGCCGAGTCGTGCACCGGCGGCCTGATCGCCAAACTCCTCACCGACGTCCCCGGGTCCTCCTCCTTTTTCGAACGCGGCGCCGTCACTTATTCCAATCAGGCCAAACAACAGTGGCTGGGCGTGAGCAGGAAACTCCTCGAAGAAGAGGGGGCGGTGAGCGAGGCCTGCGCCCTGGCCATGGCGCGCGGGGTGCGCCGCGCCGCCGCGACGGACCTGGCCTTGGCCGTCACCGGCATCGCCGGGCCGGCGGGGGGGACAGCAGACAAACCGGTGGGAACCGTCTTTGTCGCCCTGGTCGCCGCCGGGTACGAACAGGTGCAGCGATTCGGCTTCGCCGGAGACCGCAGCCAGATCCGCCTGATGACGGCCTGCACGGCACTGGAATGGATCCGCCGCATTGCCATTAAACACCTCAATGACGGAGCCCCCTGA
- a CDS encoding phosphatidylglycerophosphatase A family protein codes for MRRFILFLSSNAGLGYFPVASGTVGTLAGIPLFFLLAPLPAPLYALTWVGILFLAFWVSGAAGRYYGVIDDGRIVIDELVGYLVTVAFLPFSWTTALLGFLSFRFFDISKVFPANWFDRRLKNGFGVVLDDVVAGLYGALALRLILLALEHLGVIAS; via the coding sequence ATGCGCCGCTTCATCCTCTTTCTCTCCAGCAACGCCGGCCTCGGCTATTTTCCCGTCGCCTCCGGGACCGTCGGCACCCTCGCCGGGATTCCCCTCTTTTTTCTCCTCGCCCCTCTCCCCGCCCCCCTCTATGCCCTGACCTGGGTCGGGATCCTCTTCCTCGCCTTCTGGGTCTCCGGCGCGGCGGGGCGCTATTACGGAGTAATTGACGACGGGCGCATCGTCATCGACGAACTGGTCGGCTATCTGGTGACCGTCGCCTTTCTCCCCTTTTCCTGGACCACCGCCCTCCTCGGTTTCCTCTCTTTCCGCTTCTTCGACATCAGCAAGGTCTTCCCCGCCAACTGGTTCGACCGCCGCCTCAAGAACGGCTTCGGCGTCGTCCTCGACGACGTGGTGGCCGGCCTCTACGGCGCCCTGGCGTTGCGCCTGATCCTTCTGGCTCTCGAACACCTTGGGGTCATCGCATCATGA
- a CDS encoding endonuclease domain-containing protein, whose amino-acid sequence MPINLTQTAKELRHNATDAEQLLWRHLRGKQMSGLKFRRQEQIGRFVVDFVCYERRLIVEADGGQHALEQTKDAERTRWLNAQGFTVVRFWNHEILTNCEGVLESIRRRCLELPLPPAPSHRGEGEQG is encoded by the coding sequence GTGCCAATTAACCTGACGCAGACAGCCAAAGAACTGCGCCACAACGCCACCGATGCCGAACAATTGTTATGGCGGCACCTCCGCGGCAAGCAGATGTCCGGATTGAAATTTCGCCGTCAGGAACAGATCGGCCGGTTTGTCGTCGATTTTGTTTGTTACGAAAGGCGCTTGATTGTCGAGGCCGACGGCGGACAGCATGCGTTGGAGCAAACAAAGGATGCCGAGCGAACGCGCTGGTTGAATGCACAGGGTTTTACGGTCGTTCGTTTTTGGAACCACGAGATTCTGACCAATTGCGAGGGTGTTCTGGAATCGATTCGACGGCGCTGTCTCGAACTGCCCCTCCCCCCGGCCCCCTCCCACAGAGGGGAGGGGGAGCAAGGCTGA
- a CDS encoding class I SAM-dependent DNA methyltransferase — MTVREFIAKWKASTLKERSASQEHFIDLCRLLAHKTPAEADPTGEHFTFERGASKTGGGEGWADVWKKGFFAWEYKGKHKDLIAAFAQLQRYAIALENPPLLVVSDMETIVIHTNFTNTVQEIHTLALEDLEKPEALQKLRWLLTEPERFRPGITRHMVTERAAQTFAELAQTLRSAGHTSHSVAHFVNKLIFCMFAEDSGLLPGHLFTRMVESIQSRPAQFADRARLLFAAMRHGGEIGFGDVVPWFNGGLFDDDDALPLDAVSVAQLLACAKLDWSDIEPAIFGTLFERGLDPAKRSQLGAHYTDRDSILRIVGPVVIEPLEREWSASKIEISSLLDKGTAPARKKAEGCYRAFLTKLRAMRVLDPACGSGNFLYLSLVELKNLEHRLMLEGEIFGFQRDFHQIGPHNVLGIEINDYAAELARVTVWIGDIQWNMKNGVGYSTDPILKKLDGIACRDALLTRAPSPQPSPARGEGAIQPEALTMDADASPPTSPLNELHGTQAPHGPQAPPPFMGGSVAQAPPPFMGGGWGEGSLWLEAAWPEADCIVGNPPFLGDKKMLAELGEDYVTRLRSRYKGRVPGGADLVTYWFEKARAEVEAGRVQRAGLVATNSIRGGASRRVLERICASGRIFNAWSDEPWINEGAAVRVSLICFAGNGLAESECKSARLDSKPVSAIYADLTGPAERAGFEPGPTCDLTTATALKENESVAFQGPTKGGAFDIPGELARQWLHQPNPHGKSNSEVIKPWANGQAITGRWPDMWIIDFAEWSEDQATLFEAPFAHVLVNIKPDRKFSPEKGMRERYWLFKRSGADMRLAISGLSRYIATPEVAKHRVFVWCPASIASDKNLVVIARNDDTTFGILQSRIHELWALRMGTSLEDRPRYTSSTTFRTFPFPTGLTPNLPASSYAGTPQAEAIATAAQRLVELRDNWLNPPEWVERLPEVVAGYPDRILPKPGCEKDLAKRTLTNLYNLRPQWLQNAHATLDAAVAAAYGWPADLADDEVLGRLLALNRERSG; from the coding sequence TTGACCGTACGGGAATTCATCGCCAAGTGGAAGGCCTCGACACTCAAAGAACGTTCGGCGTCGCAGGAACATTTCATCGACCTCTGTCGCCTCCTTGCCCATAAGACTCCGGCAGAGGCCGACCCCACCGGCGAACATTTCACCTTCGAACGCGGCGCGAGCAAGACCGGCGGCGGCGAGGGGTGGGCCGATGTCTGGAAAAAAGGTTTCTTTGCCTGGGAATATAAGGGCAAGCACAAGGACCTGATTGCCGCCTTCGCCCAGTTGCAACGCTACGCCATCGCTTTGGAGAACCCGCCGCTGCTGGTGGTTTCCGATATGGAAACCATCGTCATTCATACCAACTTCACCAACACCGTCCAGGAAATACACACCCTCGCCCTCGAAGACCTCGAAAAGCCCGAGGCGTTGCAGAAGCTGCGCTGGCTCCTCACCGAGCCGGAGCGTTTTCGTCCCGGCATCACCCGGCACATGGTCACCGAGCGTGCCGCTCAGACCTTCGCCGAGCTCGCACAAACCCTGCGCAGCGCCGGACACACCAGCCACAGCGTCGCCCATTTCGTCAACAAGCTGATCTTCTGCATGTTCGCCGAAGACAGCGGCCTCCTCCCCGGGCACCTCTTCACCCGCATGGTCGAATCGATCCAATCCCGACCGGCACAGTTCGCCGACCGTGCCCGCCTCCTTTTCGCCGCCATGCGCCACGGCGGTGAAATCGGCTTCGGCGACGTCGTCCCCTGGTTCAACGGCGGTCTCTTCGACGATGACGACGCCCTCCCTCTCGATGCCGTCAGCGTCGCCCAGCTTCTGGCCTGCGCCAAACTCGACTGGAGCGACATCGAACCGGCAATCTTCGGCACCCTGTTCGAACGCGGTCTCGACCCGGCCAAACGCAGCCAGCTCGGCGCTCACTATACCGACCGCGATTCAATCCTGCGCATCGTCGGCCCGGTGGTGATCGAACCCCTGGAGCGAGAGTGGTCAGCGAGCAAGATAGAAATCTCCTCTCTCCTCGACAAGGGGACCGCCCCGGCCCGGAAGAAAGCCGAAGGGTGTTATCGCGCCTTTCTCACCAAACTCCGTGCCATGCGGGTTCTTGACCCGGCCTGCGGCAGCGGGAACTTTCTTTATCTCTCCCTGGTCGAGCTGAAAAATCTCGAACACCGGCTGATGCTCGAAGGCGAAATCTTCGGCTTTCAGCGCGACTTCCACCAGATCGGTCCGCACAACGTCCTCGGCATCGAGATCAACGACTACGCCGCCGAACTCGCCCGCGTCACCGTCTGGATCGGCGACATCCAGTGGAATATGAAAAACGGCGTCGGTTACAGCACCGACCCGATCCTGAAAAAACTCGACGGGATCGCCTGCCGCGACGCCCTGTTGACACGCGCCCCCTCTCCCCAGCCCTCTCCCGCAAGGGGAGAGGGGGCGATTCAACCCGAGGCGCTCACGATGGACGCGGATGCCAGCCCGCCTACCTCGCCCCTCAACGAATTGCACGGGACACAAGCCCCCCACGGCCCACAAGCCCCCCCTCCCTTCATGGGAGGGAGCGTTGCTCAAGCTCCCCCTCCCTTCATGGGAGGGGGCTGGGGGGAGGGTAGCCTTTGGCTTGAAGCCGCCTGGCCCGAAGCCGACTGCATCGTCGGCAATCCGCCGTTTTTGGGCGACAAGAAGATGCTTGCCGAACTCGGCGAAGATTACGTCACCCGGTTGCGCTCGCGCTACAAAGGACGCGTCCCCGGCGGGGCCGATCTGGTCACCTACTGGTTCGAAAAAGCGCGAGCAGAGGTCGAAGCTGGCCGCGTGCAACGTGCCGGGCTGGTTGCCACCAATTCGATACGCGGAGGTGCCAGCCGCAGAGTTCTGGAGCGTATCTGCGCCAGCGGCCGGATCTTCAATGCCTGGAGTGACGAGCCCTGGATCAACGAAGGAGCAGCGGTGCGGGTGTCGCTGATCTGTTTCGCGGGAAATGGTTTAGCAGAGTCAGAATGCAAATCTGCCCGATTGGATAGCAAACCCGTTTCAGCCATTTACGCTGACTTGACCGGACCGGCAGAACGGGCGGGTTTTGAACCCGGTCCTACCTGCGACCTCACCACGGCAACGGCGCTGAAGGAAAATGAAAGTGTGGCCTTTCAGGGACCAACGAAAGGCGGCGCCTTTGATATTCCTGGGGAACTTGCACGGCAATGGTTGCACCAGCCGAATCCACACGGAAAATCGAATAGTGAGGTCATCAAACCTTGGGCAAATGGCCAAGCTATTACCGGACGATGGCCCGACATGTGGATCATCGACTTTGCTGAATGGAGTGAAGATCAAGCCACTCTTTTCGAAGCACCTTTTGCTCATGTTTTGGTAAATATCAAACCGGACCGAAAATTTAGCCCGGAAAAAGGAATGCGAGAGAGATACTGGCTTTTCAAACGTTCAGGCGCTGATATGCGCCTAGCCATCTCTGGCCTATCGCGCTATATAGCCACCCCGGAAGTGGCCAAACATCGCGTCTTTGTCTGGTGTCCGGCCAGCATTGCCTCGGACAAGAATCTGGTCGTTATCGCCCGCAACGACGACACCACTTTCGGCATCCTGCAATCTCGAATCCACGAACTCTGGGCGTTGCGCATGGGAACCAGCCTTGAAGACCGTCCTCGTTACACATCGAGCACGACGTTCAGAACCTTCCCCTTCCCAACCGGCCTCACCCCCAACCTGCCGGCCAGCAGCTACGCCGGCACCCCGCAAGCCGAAGCCATCGCCACGGCGGCGCAACGTCTGGTCGAACTGCGCGACAACTGGCTCAATCCCCCCGAATGGGTCGAGCGACTGCCGGAAGTGGTAGCGGGCTACCCTGACCGCATCCTTCCCAAACCGGGTTGTGAAAAGGATCTTGCCAAGCGCACCCTGACCAACCTCTACAACCTGCGCCCGCAATGGCTGCAAAACGCCCACGCCACTCTCGATGCCGCCGTCGCCGCCGCCTACGGCTGGCCCGCCGATCTCGCCGACGACGAGGTGCTGGGGCGACTTCTGGCGTTGAATCGGGAACGGAGCGGGTAA
- the larC gene encoding nickel pincer cofactor biosynthesis protein LarC: protein MKTLYLDTFSGISGDMVLGLLVDLGVPLEAIEAELAKLPVPGYRLGAARQSRRGIAGTQVTVAVEEQHHHRTWSDIDAMLATSSLKTGPREVARRIFKRIGVAEAAVHGVPLEAVHFHEVGAVDSIVDIVGAAVGLDLLGAGRIVCAPLPLSSGTVSCAHGVFPLPAPATLEILRGLPVVDGHSDQELVTPTGAAIAAEIAEFAPFPDLILERVGYGVGSRDLPDRPNLLRGILGRAAASAGLERDTVTLLETHLDDSTPEVLGYLMERLLSEGALDVAFSPLQMKKNRPGVRLTAVAKMEDTDRLARLILRQSSAIGIRTSTCQRLKLRREAATVQTEFGQVQVKLLFEGTNLLRIAPEYESCRALASASRRPLPEIYRIVEQAADKKRLEHEGKSR from the coding sequence GTGAAGACCCTCTATCTCGACACCTTTTCGGGGATCTCCGGCGACATGGTCCTCGGCCTCCTCGTCGACCTCGGCGTCCCTCTCGAGGCGATCGAAGCCGAACTGGCCAAACTTCCCGTACCCGGCTACCGTCTCGGCGCCGCCCGGCAGAGCCGCCGGGGGATCGCCGGAACACAGGTCACCGTGGCCGTCGAGGAGCAGCACCACCACCGCACCTGGTCCGACATCGACGCCATGCTTGCGACCTCCTCCCTCAAGACCGGACCGCGAGAAGTGGCGCGGCGGATCTTTAAGCGCATCGGCGTCGCCGAGGCGGCGGTGCACGGCGTCCCCCTGGAGGCCGTCCACTTCCACGAAGTCGGCGCCGTCGACTCCATCGTCGATATTGTCGGCGCCGCCGTCGGCCTCGATCTCCTCGGCGCCGGGCGCATCGTCTGCGCCCCCCTCCCCCTCTCATCCGGCACCGTCTCCTGCGCCCACGGTGTCTTTCCCCTCCCGGCCCCGGCGACCCTGGAAATCCTCAGGGGGCTGCCGGTGGTGGATGGCCACAGCGACCAGGAGCTGGTCACCCCCACCGGCGCCGCCATCGCCGCCGAGATCGCCGAATTCGCCCCGTTTCCGGACCTGATTCTGGAGCGCGTCGGTTACGGCGTCGGCAGCCGCGACCTCCCGGACCGCCCCAACCTGCTGCGGGGAATCCTCGGCCGCGCCGCCGCAAGCGCCGGACTGGAGCGCGACACCGTCACCCTTCTCGAAACCCATCTCGACGACTCCACCCCCGAAGTTCTCGGTTACCTGATGGAGCGCCTCCTCTCCGAAGGCGCCCTCGACGTCGCCTTCTCCCCCCTGCAGATGAAGAAAAACCGCCCCGGCGTGCGCCTGACGGCGGTGGCAAAAATGGAGGACACGGATCGCCTGGCGCGCCTGATTCTCCGACAAAGCAGCGCCATCGGCATCCGCACTTCCACCTGCCAGCGCCTGAAGCTGCGCCGCGAGGCCGCAACGGTGCAGACCGAATTCGGACAGGTGCAGGTCAAGCTCTTGTTCGAGGGGACCAACCTGCTGCGCATCGCCCCGGAGTACGAAAGCTGCCGCGCTCTGGCGTCGGCCTCCAGACGACCGCTGCCGGAAATCTACCGGATCGTCGAACAGGCGGCCGACAAAAAACGGTTGGAACACGAAGGGAAATCACGTTGA
- the larB gene encoding nickel pincer cofactor biosynthesis protein LarB: MNPTELQTMLTALSEGKLSVAEGMERLRTLPFEDVGVAMIDRHRELRQGAPEVVFGEGKSGEQLLTIVGRMAEHGGNILVTRLAADKAGPLLERHPGAAYDRDARALTLVQKPVAKCGIGKILVVCAGTSDIPVAREASLTARILGNEVDELVDVGVAGIHRLLARADLLQEAAVIIVVAGMEGALPSVVGGLVSVPVIAVPTSIGYGAAFGGVAALLGMLNSCAAGVTVVNIDNGFGAAFAAHRINTRREP, translated from the coding sequence ATGAATCCCACCGAATTGCAAACCATGCTCACCGCCCTGAGCGAGGGGAAACTCTCCGTCGCCGAAGGGATGGAGCGGCTGCGCACCCTCCCCTTCGAGGATGTCGGGGTGGCCATGATCGATCGCCACCGCGAACTGCGCCAGGGAGCCCCCGAGGTCGTCTTCGGCGAAGGGAAGAGCGGCGAGCAGCTGTTGACCATCGTCGGGCGGATGGCCGAACACGGCGGCAACATCCTCGTCACCCGTCTGGCTGCCGACAAGGCCGGACCGCTCCTCGAGCGTCACCCCGGCGCCGCCTACGACCGCGACGCCCGCGCCCTGACCCTGGTGCAAAAACCCGTCGCAAAATGCGGCATCGGCAAGATCCTGGTGGTCTGCGCCGGCACCTCCGACATCCCCGTCGCCCGCGAGGCGTCCCTCACCGCGCGCATCCTCGGCAACGAGGTGGACGAACTGGTCGACGTCGGCGTCGCCGGCATCCACCGCCTTCTGGCCCGGGCCGACCTCCTGCAGGAAGCGGCGGTCATCATCGTCGTCGCCGGAATGGAGGGGGCCCTCCCCTCCGTGGTCGGCGGCCTGGTCTCCGTCCCGGTCATCGCCGTCCCCACCTCCATCGGCTACGGCGCCGCCTTCGGCGGAGTCGCCGCCCTCCTCGGCATGCTCAACTCCTGCGCCGCCGGGGTGACGGTGGTCAACATCGACAACGGCTTCGGCGCCGCCTTCGCCGCCCACCGCATCAATACCCGGAGGGAGCCGTGA